Proteins found in one Methylobacterium sp. CB376 genomic segment:
- a CDS encoding adenylate/guanylate cyclase domain-containing protein, with translation MSTTEPCSIGVLFCDVAGSTRLYRDLGDDAALRIVESCLGCAADVVQANGGRIVKTIGDEFMAVFSDVCAMCDAAVAVQRRFEDDRVGQVEGQHLQLRIGFHFGPAVQANDDYFGTTVNMAARMVAIAKGGQIITTGALADSLPPLQRAATRSLVGVYVKGASDDVRVAEVLWHLAENQTVFSLLPAAGERPPAGNDLRITYRGRRWLFDERHASVSLGRESANDIVVDNDYASRRHATIERRGDKWVLVDHSTNGTYVTLFGAEEFCMRREELVLRDVGTLGIGRSVGLDRASALDFALTVGGAE, from the coding sequence ATGAGCACGACCGAACCCTGCTCCATCGGCGTCCTGTTCTGCGACGTCGCAGGGAGCACGCGGCTCTACCGCGATCTCGGCGATGACGCGGCCCTGCGCATCGTGGAAAGCTGCCTGGGCTGCGCCGCCGACGTGGTCCAGGCCAATGGCGGACGCATCGTCAAGACCATCGGCGACGAGTTCATGGCGGTCTTCTCCGACGTCTGCGCCATGTGCGACGCCGCCGTGGCGGTTCAGCGCCGGTTCGAGGACGACCGGGTCGGGCAGGTCGAGGGGCAGCACCTGCAGCTGCGGATCGGCTTCCATTTCGGGCCGGCGGTGCAGGCCAACGACGATTACTTCGGCACGACCGTGAACATGGCGGCCCGGATGGTGGCGATCGCCAAGGGCGGGCAGATCATCACGACCGGCGCCCTGGCCGACAGCCTGCCGCCGCTGCAGCGGGCGGCGACCCGCAGCCTCGTCGGCGTCTACGTGAAGGGGGCGAGCGACGACGTGCGGGTGGCCGAGGTGCTCTGGCACCTCGCCGAGAACCAGACGGTCTTCTCGCTCCTGCCGGCGGCGGGCGAGCGCCCGCCCGCCGGCAACGACCTGCGCATCACCTACCGGGGCCGGCGCTGGCTCTTCGACGAGCGCCACGCCAGCGTCTCGCTGGGGCGGGAATCGGCCAACGACATCGTCGTCGACAACGACTACGCCTCGCGCCGCCACGCCACGATCGAGCGCCGGGGCGACAAGTGGGTGCTGGTCGATCACAGCACGAACGGGACCTACGTGACCTTGTTCGGGGCCGAGGAATTCTGCATGCGCCGCGAGGAGCTGGTGCTGCGCGACGTCGGCACCCTCGGCATCGGCCGCTCGGTCGGCCTCGACCGCGCCAGCGCCCTCGATTTCGCCCTGACGGTGGGCGGGGCGGAGTAG
- a CDS encoding D-alanine--D-alanine ligase family protein: MRRNVALLFGGRSAEHEVSIVSAGNVARALDPDRYAVTPIAIDKETGAWRLCPPLAPGEAPAMVREGPRVAFLPGGGGRLAVLGETASVSEPFDVVVPVLHGPNGEDGTVQGALDLAGVPYVGSGVIGSAAAMDKDVAKRLMRDAGLPIVPYLVAGPRRGVAYTEAVEALESRTLFVKPANMGSSVGVSRVADAGQFDQALAHAFAYDEKILIERAVPRAREIEFAVLETAEGEVRVSPPGEIAPAAAHGFYGYDAKYVDPDGAALLIPASLAPALAERMGGLAARAFEALACAGLARVDLFLDPDDPEGIFVNEVNTLPGFTAISMYPKLWDAAGLAPPALMDALIAHALARHARAVATGRAAPRSAADAAWAPMRESISR, translated from the coding sequence ATGCGGAGGAATGTGGCGCTGCTGTTCGGAGGGCGCTCGGCCGAGCACGAGGTGTCGATCGTCTCGGCCGGCAACGTCGCCCGGGCGCTCGATCCGGATCGCTACGCGGTGACGCCGATCGCCATCGACAAGGAGACGGGCGCGTGGCGGCTCTGCCCGCCGCTCGCGCCCGGCGAGGCGCCCGCGATGGTGCGGGAGGGGCCGCGCGTCGCCTTCCTTCCGGGCGGCGGCGGCCGGCTCGCGGTGCTGGGGGAGACGGCGAGCGTGTCGGAGCCCTTCGACGTCGTCGTGCCGGTGCTGCACGGGCCGAACGGCGAGGACGGGACCGTGCAGGGCGCCCTCGACCTCGCGGGCGTGCCCTATGTGGGGTCGGGGGTCATCGGCTCGGCCGCCGCGATGGACAAGGACGTGGCCAAGCGCCTGATGCGCGACGCGGGCCTGCCGATCGTGCCCTACCTGGTGGCGGGGCCGCGGCGCGGGGTCGCCTACACGGAGGCGGTCGAGGCGCTGGAGAGCCGGACGCTGTTCGTGAAGCCCGCCAATATGGGCTCCTCGGTCGGCGTCTCGCGGGTCGCCGATGCGGGCCAGTTCGACCAGGCGCTGGCCCACGCCTTCGCGTACGACGAGAAGATCCTGATCGAGCGGGCCGTGCCGCGGGCGCGGGAGATCGAGTTCGCGGTGCTGGAGACGGCGGAGGGAGAGGTGCGGGTGTCGCCGCCGGGGGAGATCGCCCCGGCCGCCGCGCACGGCTTCTACGGCTACGACGCCAAGTACGTCGATCCGGACGGGGCGGCCCTGCTGATCCCGGCGAGCCTCGCGCCCGCGCTCGCCGAGCGGATGGGCGGGCTGGCGGCCCGGGCCTTCGAGGCCCTCGCCTGCGCGGGGCTCGCCCGGGTCGACCTCTTCCTCGACCCGGACGACCCGGAGGGAATCTTCGTCAACGAGGTCAACACCCTGCCGGGCTTCACGGCGATCAGCATGTACCCGAAATTGTGGGACGCGGCGGGCCTCGCGCCGCCCGCCCTTATGGACGCCCTGATCGCCCACGCCCTCGCCCGCCACGCCCGGGCCGTCGCCACGGGCCGGGCTGCCCCGCGATCGGCGGCGGATGCGGCGTGGGCGCCGATGCGCGAGAGCATTTCCCGCTGA
- a CDS encoding MFS transporter: MTGAAGPVPVEAADGLPPAERLWAMGAIGTAMTLAVLDGAIVNVALPVMARDLGVSPGAAIFVTNGYQLAVTAALLPLASLGDILGYRRIYAIGLALFTAASLACALAPTLPLLIAARILQGLGAAGIMSVNIALVRFIYPHRLIGRGVGTVALVVAIASAAGPTVAGAILSVARWPWLFLVNLPLGLLALAAAIRTLPVTPRSGGRFDALSALLNALVFALLITGVDGLGDPGERGLALLLLGGALVIGTAFVWYQARLPAPLLPVDLLRIPVFALSMASSICAFSAQMMAYVALPFYFHDLLHRTSSETGLLMTPWPIAIAVIAPVAGRLSDRIAPGLLGGVGMLGMAAGLALVASLPAEPATGDIVWRLTLCGLGFGLFQSPNNRVIITSAPRERSGGASGMQATARLVGQSLGAAMVAVIFGLMHTGGTVAVLWIAAGLSLTGAATSAMRNPART; the protein is encoded by the coding sequence ATGACGGGAGCGGCCGGACCGGTGCCGGTGGAGGCGGCGGACGGCCTGCCGCCGGCCGAGCGCCTCTGGGCCATGGGGGCGATCGGCACCGCCATGACCCTCGCGGTGCTGGACGGGGCCATCGTCAACGTCGCCCTGCCGGTGATGGCCCGCGACCTCGGGGTCAGCCCGGGCGCCGCGATCTTCGTGACGAACGGCTACCAGCTCGCCGTCACGGCGGCGCTGCTGCCGCTCGCCTCGCTCGGCGACATCCTCGGCTACAGGCGGATCTACGCGATCGGGCTCGCCCTGTTCACGGCGGCCTCGCTGGCCTGCGCGCTCGCCCCCACGCTGCCCCTGCTCATCGCCGCGCGGATCCTGCAGGGGCTCGGCGCCGCCGGGATCATGAGCGTCAACATCGCCCTGGTGCGGTTCATCTACCCGCACCGCCTGATCGGCCGGGGGGTCGGCACGGTGGCGCTCGTGGTGGCGATCGCCTCGGCGGCCGGGCCGACCGTGGCGGGCGCGATCCTGTCGGTGGCGCGCTGGCCCTGGCTGTTCCTCGTCAACCTGCCGCTCGGGCTGCTGGCGCTCGCGGCGGCGATCCGCACCCTGCCGGTCACACCCCGCAGCGGCGGGCGCTTCGATGCCCTGAGCGCGCTCCTCAACGCGCTCGTCTTCGCGCTCCTGATCACCGGGGTCGACGGGCTCGGCGACCCCGGGGAACGCGGCCTTGCGCTCCTCCTCCTCGGGGGCGCCCTCGTGATCGGCACGGCCTTCGTCTGGTACCAGGCGCGGCTGCCGGCGCCCCTCCTGCCGGTGGACCTCCTGCGCATCCCGGTCTTCGCCCTCTCGATGGCGAGTTCGATCTGCGCCTTCTCGGCCCAGATGATGGCCTACGTCGCCCTCCCCTTCTACTTCCACGACCTGCTGCACCGGACGAGCAGCGAGACGGGCCTCCTGATGACGCCCTGGCCGATCGCCATCGCGGTGATCGCGCCGGTGGCGGGCCGGCTCTCGGACCGGATCGCCCCCGGCCTCCTCGGCGGCGTCGGCATGCTGGGGATGGCGGCGGGCCTCGCCCTGGTGGCGAGCCTGCCGGCCGAGCCCGCCACGGGAGACATCGTCTGGCGGCTCACGCTCTGCGGGCTCGGCTTCGGGCTGTTCCAGTCGCCGAACAACCGGGTGATCATCACCAGCGCCCCGCGGGAGCGCAGCGGGGGCGCGAGCGGCATGCAGGCGACGGCGCGGCTCGTCGGGCAGTCGCTCGGGGCCGCGATGGTCGCGGTGATCTTCGGCCTGATGCACACGGGCGGCACCGTGGCGGTGCTGTGGATCGCCGCCGGCCTGTCGCTGACCGGGGCGGCGACGAGCGCCATGCGCAATCCGGCGCGGACCTGA
- a CDS encoding SDR family NAD(P)-dependent oxidoreductase, whose translation MDIDLTGRRALVTGSTAGIGFAIARALGELGATVAVNGRTAGRAEAAVAALARAAPKGRFLAAPGDVADEAGARAVHAAVPDADILVNNAGIFEPKPFFEIPDEDWRRFFEVNVLSGVRLSRLYVPGMTARGFGRVVFISSESALQIPVEMVHYGMTKTAQLAVSRGLAETVAGSGVTVNAVLPGPTLSEGVATFMKEMAAGIADPDLDAMGRAFVREHRPTSLLGRLATPEEVANLVAYLCTPAASATSGAALRVDGGVVRAIV comes from the coding sequence ATGGACATCGATCTCACCGGGCGGCGCGCCCTCGTGACGGGCTCGACCGCGGGAATCGGCTTCGCCATCGCCAGGGCGCTCGGGGAGCTCGGCGCCACCGTGGCGGTGAACGGGCGCACGGCCGGGCGGGCCGAGGCGGCGGTCGCGGCGCTCGCGCGGGCCGCGCCGAAGGGGCGCTTCCTGGCCGCGCCCGGGGACGTCGCGGACGAAGCGGGCGCGCGGGCCGTGCACGCCGCCGTCCCGGACGCGGACATCCTCGTGAACAATGCGGGGATCTTCGAGCCCAAACCCTTCTTCGAGATCCCGGACGAGGATTGGAGGCGCTTCTTCGAGGTGAACGTGCTGAGCGGCGTGCGCCTGTCGCGGCTCTACGTGCCCGGCATGACGGCGCGGGGCTTCGGCCGGGTCGTGTTCATCTCCAGCGAATCGGCCCTGCAGATCCCGGTGGAGATGGTCCATTACGGGATGACCAAGACCGCCCAGCTCGCGGTCTCCCGCGGCCTCGCCGAGACCGTCGCGGGCAGCGGCGTCACGGTGAACGCGGTCCTGCCGGGCCCGACCCTGTCGGAGGGCGTCGCCACCTTCATGAAGGAGATGGCGGCCGGCATCGCCGACCCGGACCTCGACGCGATGGGCCGCGCCTTCGTCCGGGAGCACCGGCCGACCTCCCTGCTCGGGCGGCTCGCCACGCCGGAGGAGGTGGCGAACCTCGTCGCCTATCTGTGCACCCCCGCCGCCAGCGCCACCAGCGGGGCGGCCCTGCGGGTCGATGGCGGGGTGGTGCGCGCCATCGTGTGA
- a CDS encoding porin, with amino-acid sequence MMSVSARSLRAVKGVLLGSAAGLAVAGGAQAADLPTKKAAPVEYVRICSAYGAGFFYIPGTDTCLRVGGRARFEATYVQPLIRGDNMGYRALGRLNIDARTQTGYGTLRAFVRFELASRTGGFLKSGTQERAANAFSATGVDTAGRVQQYVNADKAFIQFAGLTAGRAASFYDFYAHDYEIIAGTLGSDMSSTNVLAYTATFGEGFSATISMEDPNFRKNPIFGAPTASVGVNPVDVVQRSRMPDFVGALRYDAAWGSAQLSAAVHEINTGNFTSNLLTIPHVPSEYGWAVQGGVKINLPFIAAGDGLYLQGSYGEGATIYTGISNYNGTYSLTGNPIGGLFNTSYADAILDPVTGRLSLSKSFTVVGSFLHYWTPEWRSAIFGSYGEIEFNKTARARTAAAGIGGLTVADAATSALLRDASQIVAGASLIWSPVKDLDIGVEGLYTQVGVKNGRVLDPNRPGSTTATVKDGDTFQVRMRVQRDF; translated from the coding sequence ATGATGTCGGTGTCCGCGCGGTCGCTCCGCGCGGTCAAGGGCGTGCTCCTCGGTTCGGCGGCCGGTCTGGCCGTCGCCGGCGGGGCTCAGGCGGCCGATCTGCCGACCAAGAAGGCGGCTCCGGTCGAGTACGTGCGGATCTGCTCGGCCTACGGCGCCGGCTTCTTCTACATCCCGGGCACCGATACCTGCCTGCGCGTCGGCGGCCGCGCCCGCTTCGAGGCGACCTACGTCCAGCCGCTGATCCGCGGCGACAACATGGGCTATCGCGCCCTCGGCCGCCTGAACATCGACGCCCGCACGCAGACCGGCTACGGCACCCTGCGCGCCTTCGTCCGCTTCGAACTGGCCAGCCGCACCGGCGGCTTCTTGAAGTCCGGTACCCAGGAGCGCGCCGCCAACGCCTTCTCCGCCACCGGCGTCGACACGGCCGGGCGCGTCCAGCAATACGTGAACGCCGACAAGGCCTTCATCCAGTTTGCCGGCCTCACCGCCGGCCGCGCGGCCTCGTTCTACGACTTCTACGCCCACGATTACGAGATCATCGCCGGCACGCTCGGGTCGGACATGTCCTCGACCAACGTCCTCGCCTATACGGCGACGTTCGGCGAGGGCTTCTCGGCCACGATCTCGATGGAAGACCCGAACTTCCGCAAGAACCCGATCTTCGGTGCGCCGACCGCCAGCGTGGGCGTGAACCCCGTCGACGTGGTGCAGCGCTCGCGCATGCCCGACTTCGTCGGCGCCCTGCGCTACGACGCGGCCTGGGGCTCGGCGCAGCTCTCGGCGGCGGTCCACGAGATCAACACCGGCAACTTCACCTCGAATCTCCTCACGATCCCCCACGTGCCGAGCGAGTACGGCTGGGCGGTCCAGGGCGGCGTGAAGATCAACCTGCCCTTCATCGCCGCGGGTGACGGTCTCTACCTGCAGGGCTCGTACGGTGAAGGCGCGACGATCTATACCGGCATCTCCAACTACAACGGCACCTACTCGCTGACCGGCAACCCGATTGGTGGCCTGTTCAACACCTCCTACGCGGACGCGATCCTCGACCCGGTGACCGGCCGGCTGTCGCTCTCGAAGAGCTTCACGGTGGTGGGCTCGTTCCTCCATTACTGGACGCCCGAGTGGCGGTCGGCCATCTTCGGCAGCTACGGCGAGATCGAGTTCAACAAGACCGCCCGGGCCCGCACCGCGGCGGCCGGGATCGGCGGCCTCACCGTCGCCGACGCGGCGACCAGCGCCCTGCTGCGCGACGCGTCCCAGATCGTCGCCGGCGCGAGCCTGATCTGGTCGCCGGTGAAGGATCTCGATATCGGCGTCGAGGGTCTCTACACCCAGGTCGGCGTCAAGAACGGTCGCGTCCTCGACCCGAACCGGCCCGGCAGCACCACGGCGACCGTCAAGGACGGCGACACGTTCCAGGTTCGCATGCGCGTTCAGCGCGACTTCTGA
- a CDS encoding SWIB/MDM2 domain-containing protein — protein MATKTTKKEAPKAEAAEAEKPAGKESAAKGKKVAAPKGGDKPNALQKPLQPSPELGAIVGTKPIPRGEVVSKVWDYIRTHSLQNPENKREILADDKLKKVFGKDKATMFEMNKYLAQHLK, from the coding sequence ATGGCGACCAAGACGACCAAGAAAGAGGCTCCGAAGGCCGAGGCGGCCGAGGCCGAGAAGCCCGCCGGCAAGGAATCCGCCGCCAAGGGCAAGAAGGTGGCGGCGCCCAAGGGCGGCGACAAGCCGAACGCCCTGCAGAAGCCCCTCCAGCCCTCGCCGGAACTCGGCGCGATCGTCGGCACCAAGCCGATCCCGCGCGGCGAGGTGGTCAGCAAGGTGTGGGACTACATCCGCACCCATTCCCTGCAGAATCCCGAGAACAAGCGCGAGATCCTCGCCGACGACAAGCTGAAGAAGGTCTTCGGCAAGGACAAGGCGACGATGTTCGAGATGAACAAGTATCTCGCCCAGCACCTGAAGTAA
- a CDS encoding aldo/keto reductase, with translation MEYRTLGRSGLKVSPLCLGTMMFGGQTSEAQAARIIADARDRGINFIDTADVYNDGVSEEVVGRAIARDRGAVVLATKVGNPMGAGPNDRGLSRAHVIRACEDSLRRLGTDWIDLYYLHREDHDTPLAETVRAVGDLIRTGKVRYFAVSNHRSWRVAEICRLCDDYGIDRPAASQPYYNALNRMPEVEHLPACAYFGLGVVPYSPLARGVLTAKYDPGASPPEGSRAGRGDARMMQTEWRPESLAIAREIAAHAAARGASPIDFALGWVLNNRAVTAVIAGPRTFAQWEAYAASLAYRFGAEDEALVDRLVPAGHPSTPGYTDPAYPLEGRKTWTDARSIGA, from the coding sequence ATGGAGTACCGCACCCTCGGACGATCCGGCCTCAAGGTCTCCCCCCTCTGCCTCGGCACCATGATGTTCGGCGGCCAGACCAGTGAGGCCCAGGCCGCCCGCATCATCGCGGATGCCCGCGACCGGGGGATCAACTTCATCGACACGGCCGACGTCTACAATGACGGCGTCTCCGAGGAGGTGGTGGGCCGCGCCATCGCCCGCGACCGCGGCGCCGTCGTGCTCGCCACCAAGGTCGGGAACCCGATGGGGGCCGGCCCCAACGACCGCGGCCTCTCCCGCGCCCACGTCATCCGCGCCTGCGAGGACAGCCTCCGGCGCCTCGGCACCGACTGGATCGACCTCTACTACCTCCACCGCGAGGACCACGACACGCCGCTGGCCGAGACCGTGCGGGCCGTGGGCGACCTGATCCGCACCGGCAAGGTCCGGTACTTCGCGGTCTCGAACCACCGGTCCTGGCGCGTCGCCGAGATCTGCCGCCTCTGCGACGACTACGGCATCGATCGACCGGCGGCGAGCCAGCCCTACTACAATGCCCTCAACCGCATGCCCGAGGTCGAGCACCTGCCGGCCTGCGCGTATTTCGGGCTCGGCGTGGTGCCCTACTCGCCGCTCGCCCGCGGCGTGCTCACCGCGAAGTACGATCCCGGCGCCTCGCCGCCCGAGGGCAGCCGTGCCGGCCGCGGCGACGCCCGCATGATGCAGACCGAGTGGCGCCCCGAGAGCCTCGCCATCGCCCGCGAGATCGCCGCCCACGCGGCCGCCCGCGGCGCCTCGCCGATCGACTTCGCCCTCGGCTGGGTGCTGAACAATCGGGCGGTCACCGCGGTCATCGCCGGCCCGCGCACCTTCGCGCAGTGGGAGGCCTACGCGGCCTCGCTCGCCTACCGCTTCGGGGCGGAGGACGAAGCCCTGGTCGACCGGCTCGTGCCGGCCGGCCATCCCTCGACCCCCGGCTACACCGATCCGGCCTATCCCCTGGAGGGCCGCAAGACCTGGACGGATGCCCGATCAATCGGGGCTTGA
- a CDS encoding MFS transporter, whose protein sequence is MLSRFLVVAAALYAGYGVTSPYLPAFLAERGLGADQIGLALAAGQGVRLAAGPLAGRLADRRDAARGVLAACALLSAVTALAFLAGHGFAALLVVGVAHAAATAPLAPLADALALPAAAAGRFSYGLVRGAGSAAFIAGTLLAGAVTAWSGRPALLACGAAFFGLLALAALRLPAGAARAAGIVDSASPGLLLRSAPFRRIVLVAALVVGSHAMHDAFAVIRWQAAGIGPGAASLLWAESVAAEVLVFTLAGPPLLDRLGPARALMLAGLAAAGRWAVEGATAALPALALIQALHGLTFALLHLACMRVLLASVPPALAATAQTLYGTLGLGLATTLTTLAAGPLYGRFGPAAFWAMALMALAAVPLARGLRAPPGDALPGDAREGTARGGA, encoded by the coding sequence ATGCTGAGCCGCTTCCTCGTCGTCGCGGCGGCGCTCTATGCGGGCTACGGCGTCACGTCGCCCTACCTGCCGGCCTTCCTGGCCGAGCGCGGGCTCGGCGCGGACCAGATCGGGCTCGCGCTCGCGGCCGGCCAGGGGGTCCGGCTCGCGGCAGGCCCGCTGGCGGGGCGCCTCGCGGACCGGCGCGACGCCGCCCGCGGCGTGCTGGCGGCCTGCGCCCTCCTCTCCGCCGTCACGGCGCTCGCCTTCCTCGCCGGGCACGGCTTCGCGGCCCTCCTGGTGGTCGGGGTCGCGCACGCGGCCGCGACGGCGCCGCTCGCGCCGCTGGCGGACGCCCTGGCGCTCCCGGCCGCCGCGGCCGGCCGCTTCTCCTACGGGCTCGTGCGGGGTGCGGGCTCGGCGGCCTTCATCGCCGGCACGCTGCTCGCGGGGGCGGTGACGGCGTGGTCGGGCCGGCCGGCCCTGCTCGCCTGCGGGGCGGCGTTCTTCGGGCTCCTGGCGCTCGCCGCCCTGCGGCTCCCGGCCGGGGCGGCGCGGGCCGCGGGGATTGTGGATTCGGCCTCGCCGGGCCTCCTCCTGCGCTCGGCGCCGTTTCGCCGCATCGTCCTGGTCGCCGCCCTGGTGGTCGGCAGCCATGCCATGCACGACGCCTTCGCGGTGATCCGCTGGCAGGCGGCCGGGATCGGTCCCGGCGCGGCGAGCCTGCTCTGGGCGGAATCGGTCGCCGCGGAGGTGCTGGTCTTCACGCTCGCCGGGCCGCCGCTCCTCGACCGGCTCGGCCCGGCCCGGGCGCTGATGCTGGCGGGCCTCGCCGCGGCGGGGCGCTGGGCCGTGGAGGGCGCGACGGCGGCGCTGCCGGCCCTGGCGCTGATCCAGGCCCTGCATGGGCTGACCTTCGCGCTCCTGCACCTCGCCTGCATGCGGGTGCTGCTGGCGAGCGTGCCGCCGGCGCTGGCGGCCACCGCCCAGACCCTCTACGGCACGCTCGGCCTCGGGCTCGCCACCACGCTGACGACGCTGGCGGCCGGGCCGCTCTACGGCCGGTTCGGGCCGGCAGCCTTCTGGGCCATGGCGCTGATGGCGCTCGCCGCCGTGCCGCTGGCGCGGGGCCTGCGCGCGCCGCCGGGCGATGCCCTGCCGGGCGATGCCCGGGAGGGCACCGCCCGCGGCGGGGCTTGA
- a CDS encoding DUF2721 domain-containing protein, with protein sequence MPVPADLSALDSTAHIIQVALTPVFLLSGLATLLSVLSTRHARIADQVERLSGRTNEVARLAELRRRSLALDAAVVLAALAGVATCGAVLTLFVGALRDTGVASVLFALFGAAIVFTLCALGVFAVEMTLASRDVRSAAATQAEEARER encoded by the coding sequence ATGCCCGTTCCCGCCGACCTCTCGGCCCTCGATTCGACCGCGCACATCATCCAGGTGGCGCTGACGCCGGTCTTCCTGCTTAGCGGGCTCGCGACGCTGCTCAGCGTCCTGTCGACGCGCCACGCGCGGATCGCCGACCAGGTCGAGAGGCTGTCGGGCCGCACGAACGAGGTGGCGCGGCTCGCGGAGTTGCGGCGGCGCAGCCTCGCCCTGGACGCGGCGGTGGTGCTGGCGGCGCTCGCGGGGGTGGCGACCTGCGGGGCGGTGCTGACGCTGTTCGTGGGGGCGCTGCGCGACACGGGCGTGGCGAGCGTGCTCTTCGCCTTGTTCGGCGCCGCGATCGTGTTCACCCTGTGCGCGCTCGGGGTCTTCGCCGTCGAGATGACCCTGGCGAGTCGCGACGTGCGCAGCGCCGCCGCGACTCAGGCGGAGGAAGCCCGGGAGCGCTGA
- a CDS encoding PRC-barrel domain-containing protein: MPTDLPTERSLRAPGSMELDPTAEGVALDETRRLIASNKVEGTAVYNRQGESLGTIYNFMVDKVSGQVAYAVLSFGGFLGLGESYHPVPWRALTYDVRLGGYVIDLDVDALAGAPSQGPGEDAFADPGFGPRVDAHWGRGRPDPA, encoded by the coding sequence ATGCCGACCGACCTGCCGACCGAACGAAGCCTGCGCGCGCCGGGCTCGATGGAGCTCGACCCGACCGCCGAGGGCGTCGCCCTCGACGAGACCCGCCGGCTGATCGCCTCGAACAAGGTCGAGGGCACCGCGGTCTACAATCGCCAGGGCGAGAGCCTGGGTACGATCTACAACTTCATGGTCGATAAAGTGTCGGGGCAGGTCGCCTACGCGGTCCTGTCCTTCGGCGGCTTCCTCGGCCTCGGCGAGAGCTACCATCCGGTGCCGTGGCGGGCGCTGACCTACGATGTCCGGCTCGGCGGCTACGTGATCGACCTCGACGTGGACGCGCTGGCGGGGGCGCCGAGCCAGGGTCCGGGCGAGGACGCCTTCGCGGATCCGGGCTTCGGGCCGCGGGTCGACGCCCATTGGGGCCGCGGCCGGCCGGACCCGGCCTGA
- a CDS encoding amidohydrolase family protein, with amino-acid sequence MDIDLILRRATLPDGRRDHDIAVAGGRIVGIAPGIPGPAGEEIDAAGQLVTPPFVDCHFHMDATLSLGHPRLNLSGTLLEGIALWGELKPLLTEEAVIARALRYCDLAVAQGLLAVRSHVDVCDDRLLAVDALLAVKKQVAPYLDLQLVAFPQDGYLRAPGAARNLERALDRGVEVVGGIPHFERTAEEGAESLRRLCRIAAERGLRVDIHCDETDDPLSRHVETLAAETVRHGLQGRVAGSHLTSMHSMDNYYVSKLLPLMAEAQLRVVANPLINIVLQGRHDSYPKRRGLTRVPEALAAGLTVAFGQDCCMDPWYSLGAADMLDVAHMGLHVAQMTGREAMRACFAAVTTQAAAVMGLEDYGLHVGAHADLVLLQARDPIEAIRLRATRLAVIRRGRVVARTPARAAALALPGRPERVDPAAYAPEAAGA; translated from the coding sequence ATGGACATCGACCTCATCCTGCGCCGCGCGACCCTGCCGGACGGGCGCCGGGACCACGACATCGCGGTCGCGGGCGGGCGGATCGTCGGGATCGCGCCGGGCATCCCGGGCCCGGCCGGCGAGGAGATCGACGCGGCCGGCCAGCTCGTGACGCCGCCCTTCGTCGATTGCCACTTCCACATGGACGCGACGCTCTCCCTCGGGCACCCGCGCCTCAACCTGTCCGGCACGCTCCTCGAAGGCATCGCCCTCTGGGGCGAGCTGAAGCCGCTCCTCACCGAGGAGGCGGTGATCGCGCGGGCGCTGCGCTACTGCGACCTCGCGGTGGCGCAGGGGCTGCTCGCGGTGCGCTCCCACGTCGACGTCTGCGACGACCGGCTGCTCGCGGTCGACGCCCTGCTCGCCGTCAAGAAGCAGGTCGCGCCGTACCTCGACCTCCAGCTCGTCGCCTTCCCGCAGGACGGCTATCTGCGCGCGCCCGGCGCGGCGCGCAACCTGGAGCGCGCCCTCGACCGCGGCGTCGAGGTGGTGGGCGGCATCCCGCATTTCGAGCGCACCGCGGAGGAGGGGGCCGAATCCCTGCGCCGCCTGTGCCGGATCGCGGCGGAGCGGGGGCTGCGCGTCGACATCCACTGCGACGAGACTGACGATCCCCTGTCGCGCCACGTCGAGACGCTCGCCGCCGAGACGGTGCGGCACGGGCTGCAGGGGCGGGTGGCGGGCTCGCACCTCACCTCCATGCACTCGATGGACAATTACTACGTCTCGAAGCTGCTGCCCCTGATGGCGGAGGCGCAGCTGCGGGTGGTGGCGAACCCGCTCATCAACATCGTGCTCCAGGGCCGGCACGACAGCTACCCGAAGCGCCGCGGCCTCACCCGCGTGCCCGAGGCGCTGGCGGCGGGGCTCACCGTCGCCTTCGGCCAGGATTGCTGCATGGACCCCTGGTACAGCCTCGGCGCGGCCGACATGCTCGACGTCGCCCATATGGGCCTGCACGTGGCGCAGATGACCGGGCGCGAAGCGATGCGGGCCTGCTTCGCGGCCGTGACGACCCAGGCCGCCGCCGTGATGGGGCTTGAGGATTATGGGCTGCATGTCGGCGCCCACGCGGATCTGGTGCTGCTGCAGGCCCGCGACCCGATCGAGGCGATCCGGCTGCGCGCGACGCGGCTCGCGGTGATCCGCCGCGGCCGGGTGGTGGCCCGCACCCCCGCCCGGGCGGCCGCCCTCGCCCTGCCGGGACGGCCCGAGCGGGTCGATCCGGCGGCCTACGCGCCGGAGGCGGCCGGGGCGTAG